The Desulfobaculum bizertense DSM 18034 genome includes a region encoding these proteins:
- a CDS encoding penicillin-binding protein activator produces the protein MKNARDRHDVRTPLRYVIFALTLALLFAISGCAKKSLPSYGDPVPRADTATLDTRDAQAAWDAKDYARSEMLYMHLLDHGTLSPDEKKTALYRLGRSAVEIQHPHIALDALDQLSRLDPASRKTWEWHSIFADALLSQGKRGAAQDHLRALTDNTSYTWELRTKAAVALALQQWQARDFDDSLRELDSFYAAAPEPVEQSQAGLERQLAEALHELATPTLNGLEQVTPAERRFAFPYSVLQLEKARRLAADSASWPRAWNLFTELNRDGQFADKNLVARSMAPFMENRAKSTGGVALALPLSGPYSEIGWKIVRGAGVAQWKILMAGGQMDIRTVNTESPDWMDQIKALPKGYSVVGGPLRTAKFKQLEKSGMLANRPFFSFLPSLGSATEGEDAWRFFPSQKDQLRVLLNLAVDNLDMHSLGVLYPDEKYGARLSELFSQAAADRLAHVAGSTSYPPGQPTKWGKSVRNFLAQARSDSGAQRLQAVFLPDSWETARQLVPQLFYYDEDRLLILGPSLWAQGLEHDKNIEARYFRLAVFPSAWWPENPSAPAQTLRTELEQDASGRADLWTAIGYDFIRLAERLGQIEEPSATDVNRALQGAQEMDWSMAPLEWTYDGKASQQLFLFRPTEDGYRPIDPELLSRRILRIRALHDKREVLRRQAEIDDLQKALDKKPSDKTLKQRVQALKIQLESRLEEMSSAQ, from the coding sequence GACCCCGTACCACGAGCAGACACAGCAACGCTCGACACTCGTGATGCGCAGGCCGCATGGGACGCCAAGGACTACGCCCGAAGCGAAATGCTCTATATGCACCTGCTGGATCATGGCACCCTCAGTCCCGACGAAAAAAAGACTGCCCTGTATCGGCTGGGCCGCAGCGCTGTAGAAATACAGCACCCGCACATCGCCCTTGATGCACTGGACCAGCTTTCCCGGCTGGACCCGGCAAGCCGAAAGACATGGGAATGGCACAGCATCTTTGCTGATGCCCTTCTTTCCCAGGGCAAGCGTGGAGCCGCGCAGGACCACCTGCGTGCCCTGACTGACAACACAAGCTATACATGGGAACTGCGCACCAAGGCTGCCGTCGCACTGGCTCTGCAGCAGTGGCAGGCCCGTGATTTTGACGACTCTCTCCGCGAGCTGGATTCATTCTATGCAGCAGCCCCGGAACCTGTTGAGCAGTCTCAGGCCGGACTGGAACGCCAGCTTGCAGAAGCCCTGCACGAGCTTGCAACTCCGACCCTGAACGGTCTGGAGCAGGTCACTCCGGCAGAGCGCCGCTTTGCATTCCCATACAGTGTTCTCCAGCTCGAAAAAGCCCGCCGCCTTGCCGCAGACAGCGCAAGCTGGCCTCGTGCATGGAATCTTTTTACTGAACTAAACCGAGACGGCCAGTTTGCCGACAAAAACCTCGTGGCCCGCAGCATGGCGCCTTTCATGGAGAACCGTGCCAAGTCCACTGGCGGTGTTGCTCTGGCTCTGCCTCTCTCTGGACCCTACAGCGAAATCGGCTGGAAGATTGTCCGCGGTGCGGGCGTTGCCCAGTGGAAAATCCTTATGGCCGGTGGCCAGATGGACATCCGTACTGTGAACACAGAGTCTCCGGACTGGATGGACCAGATCAAGGCACTGCCCAAAGGCTATTCCGTTGTTGGTGGACCACTTCGCACGGCCAAGTTTAAGCAGCTCGAAAAAAGCGGTATGCTTGCAAACCGCCCCTTCTTTAGCTTTTTGCCAAGCCTTGGCTCTGCCACAGAGGGCGAAGACGCATGGCGCTTTTTCCCCAGCCAGAAAGACCAGCTCCGGGTTCTTCTGAACCTTGCGGTGGACAATCTGGACATGCACTCTCTTGGAGTGCTCTACCCCGATGAAAAATACGGTGCCCGCCTGTCCGAACTTTTCTCACAGGCCGCAGCAGATCGCCTTGCCCACGTCGCAGGCAGTACAAGCTACCCTCCGGGTCAGCCCACCAAATGGGGCAAATCTGTCCGCAACTTCCTTGCTCAGGCCAGAAGCGACAGCGGCGCGCAGCGCCTTCAGGCCGTGTTCCTTCCGGACAGCTGGGAAACCGCACGCCAGCTTGTGCCTCAGCTTTTCTATTATGATGAAGACCGTCTGCTCATCCTTGGCCCGTCACTTTGGGCACAGGGACTGGAACATGACAAAAACATCGAAGCCCGCTATTTCCGTCTGGCAGTTTTTCCAAGCGCATGGTGGCCAGAAAATCCTTCTGCGCCAGCACAAACCCTGCGTACGGAACTGGAACAGGATGCATCTGGCCGGGCCGACCTCTGGACAGCAATCGGATATGACTTTATTCGTTTAGCCGAGCGCCTTGGTCAGATAGAAGAACCGAGTGCGACTGATGTCAACAGAGCACTGCAAGGTGCTCAGGAAATGGACTGGAGCATGGCTCCGCTGGAATGGACTTATGATGGTAAGGCATCCCAGCAGCTTTTCCTGTTCCGCCCAACCGAAGACGGGTACCGTCCCATTGACCCAGAACTGCTTTCCCGCCGCATCCTGCGGATTCGCGCTCTGCACGACAAACGCGAAGTGCTCCGCCGTCAGGCAGAAATCGATGACCTGCAAAAGGCTCTCGACAAAAAGCCCTCGGACAAAACCCTGAAACAGCGGGTTCAGGCACTGAAAATTCAGCTGGAAAGCCGTCTGGAAGAAATGTCTTCCGCACAGTAG
- the gatC gene encoding Asp-tRNA(Asn)/Glu-tRNA(Gln) amidotransferase subunit GatC gives MKITPEQVAKVARLARLHLSEDEQAQFSGQLGNILEYMDELGQADTEGIEPLYSPIENMSCLRDDEVRESSNRDDVMANAPESDGKYFIVPRIV, from the coding sequence ATGAAAATTACCCCCGAACAGGTTGCCAAAGTTGCCCGTCTGGCACGCCTGCACCTGAGCGAGGACGAGCAGGCCCAGTTTAGCGGCCAGCTTGGAAATATTCTGGAATACATGGATGAGCTGGGTCAGGCCGATACCGAAGGCATTGAACCGCTGTACTCTCCCATTGAGAATATGAGCTGCCTGCGTGACGATGAAGTCCGCGAGAGCAGCAACCGGGACGACGTTATGGCCAATGCCCCCGAATCCGACGGCAAATATTTCATTGTTCCCCGCATTGTGTAG